A single Gambusia affinis linkage group LG20, SWU_Gaff_1.0, whole genome shotgun sequence DNA region contains:
- the bahcc1b gene encoding BAH and coiled-coil domain-containing protein 1 isoform X2, with the protein MESRDFAPPHHLLTERSALVHSAASRIAPGGHSSVQHPAHFQPAKYYSSHLPMGPHSGASFMGSFLARSLGTPPSHPPHPSGPAASPASPSYRAGTHSSTSPIWFPHSHEGYPGYSGSLASPFLSMSALDHHSSSLYGQPRFYETQKDHFYLRGLPPQSPLLSTNHSLPPLSRTALGHPLGPCSREIDSGGGGVKSIKDVGEKGGLSKEREKSGSKERHQDSKEKQQLHNQHHSHQMNAATTPSGIHQAYSHPHHALLPHISFQGREQDHRNSLERHKEYKDSDLGSQGAKPMSACKLSSGTGSEGACEAKGGTLSSCSGGASRLSSGISRQGSKDAPITGEMRISDSSTSSSECMRRGTVTAAAFLTPPTPHAVASYSMPPPPAPPPPHTLHIGSTVSGGWLHPSNHHPHPEFYCPPPPPLTLTPSKEPTSSPGGSSRETKVNGSTYVPSIGSQGDVSTPDCRGAGGGARKDEKTVEGSHESPSHHPSRLSSCQKKDKSQPHLQQMGYGKADKPPDWNQQTHHFNKPGSNDTSQPELRSCSIDSNLSFKDADVANEICHHLSQAKTGSDTGASSLRDCSLSSPEAKVGSGLGTQREGQKVARIRHQQHNSQTAAAEERLRDGSQAASSWGALGSQQEEHRKGSHLGSVSNQPPPLSHSSPHTADGEGGAMKNLMNYSSQQPLLLPQRSPFGGLGCLNKSGERSERTDRGGAKSNTSLQDPSKQSLPSRRGSTNEGEKTDRGAKEAGEAGEGEVRQPPVGIAVAVARPPHRSPDSTPGNGRQGRVLPSLKGVSRTVYPLGRELEERKRMSEDQIGLHHQDRDRELVIRENKDCMEFARIHPSSSCHGDLTSHLLVPGGASQLGDPVAHAHPAHRHWMQRTGSPSLWMGPSYGLSHVGMSPSFPPGLANPLQPVLGSLSQDPNSPLVVLPTEPGPHHPLDVLEQSGLWPSMYGARGAPPHLQPHPVYSRTSFLQQQELYALQHQHHQQQQRAMEHMQRLPLGQRKHDTITIDDSPNGSPTSRTPSSSSSSAFTHAAKPFSHTPPLPKTSTPSPGLCPSSRQSPCYHSPSSRLTHPPNPLTPTPSPAAAAPRSPALSPAPSHLSKALERVSDRGEGQPPQDYPQSLEPDLPPVYSFSPVSMGYKARPSPPEARAAEQPLLEEQPTGSETKSFSKQCTIQPLTEERAREEENTDCKAVESENESKGCSISELQTALSGSPSCPFQAPVSESFCLAGKTLKVDVPLGGLAEPQMSKEQRDDWEFIKEDDMGENERTEPGPAECTVSVPVEPANGEPEQDQYNDEENVEVVEDKEEEEDGSGKSPDEELVEYSVVSPSADPLPSSTMTTAAQLEGAYMWSLELLIAAALCATRDALYPPEPVAQTPSPSSHHGMEILGELAELEIKRRSREFKEKEEEGEGTLTFDLHSLATLAAARALEMGGGTVDAESDRQCPIRKRLNLRRKCSWTPRHEPVCPVKGSMETMGGEELAMRVQLAELQRRYKEKQRELAKLQRKHDHQKDETSRSPARRGPGRPRKRRSTPGPAAVESSKRLRTGLNILEQKNRNVLSNHSFNSLNAAQMKARCKHRGRPSSLSSRLARRVTQMKQKAAAQQEAPTAGGVHSSEEDPSKNHSRQGGKDRQDRMPGETMKKKRGRKPKVVMGINSNRPHHRDRRDTHDGREEKSCSESSEREEEVGSDDSEDEAGDIKITSSSKEALANSAGTFPFSAQSSKLQASLKARSKRPGPPGLGTFPCMQQRSAARRPNFSNLDRGHPDHMGAIKASLPSWGAPSIGCNFGESHSNHRALTEAKRLIKDNERKTSAGQSLRGKEKGHGVSRLLQSFTADEGFRLDEETSFSEGEGEDEEDDRQKEKSLSHLPPNMPSRIPALPNCVLSKEMLVDGLKILISKEDELLYAASVQTLDLPDIFSVVIEGERGNRPRIYSLEQLLQEAVLDVRPQTEVILTEGTRVCAYWSERSRCLYPGYVHRGGPGEEEKEKEGSVMVEFDDGDRGRISLVNIRLLPPGYQIHCAEPSPALLISPGHRGRRSSTTEKKDTPTEKLANEEAGGKPQEKRPVGRPKKTYSVPKTANSSTSATDSVMKGNVPLLNWSMPRKRPPVDFFLFNGMSRKTQKKIRERDLGLFHRPALHSLAPPTPIKSIFGTAFEVDSFSSIANGYSTFGNGGASVAGRPVTAMGSMGLRDSPCSSSVTMAAAAVSRKPLSERDRKHFLVKLDHEGVTSPKTKNGKALLRFGGAGGRGVKGLASTVPQRYIQPSLLAKHDKKMGEKRESSARPRPETLRKGSPSLGKDVLSAGLGVKGGDYNLDYPSDCPSSYSELDEEDEDDGQEARRRRAAVSSHRGGRFLSRPSIYFSSSSSSSSSSGSISSSSLCSSDNDSSYSSDEESSSVLLRRALLQQDKQKNRQNVNSGLRSPDPITSNPTSTSPNGYVTKAGVAMGGLKARADRAEDRKEYKESMMVSSRMTKVQLKRKESSSNDHHQAQSSPVSQQLKPANKDSAATKKQRMSSPEPLPKMAALLPGRQLWKWSGNPTQRRGLKGKARKLFYKAIMRGKEMVRVGDCAVFLSPGRPQLPYVGRVESLWESWSSSMVVRVKWFYHPEETRLGKRHRDGKNALYQSSHEDENDVQTISHRCQVVNKAEYDHLMRERKVAGPSNDLFYLAGTYEPTTGQLVSADGMVILS; encoded by the exons GTGCTTCCTTCATGGGCTCCTTCCTGGCCAGGAGTCTGGGGACCCCACCTTCCCATCCCCCTCACCCCTCTGGACCCGCTGCCTCCCCCGCCTCCCCTTCCTACAGGGCTGGAACCCATTCAAGCACTTCCCCTATCTGGTTCCCCCACTCACATGAAG GGTACCCGGGCTATTCAGGAAGTCTtgcttctccttttctttccatgAGTGCCCTGGATCACCATAGCAGCAGTCTCTATGGACAGCCCCGCTTCTATGAAACCCAAAAAG ATCACTTCTACCTGAGAGGCCTTCCTCCCCAGTCTCCTCTACTCTCCACCAATCACAGCCTTCCTCCACTGTCCAGGACAGCTTTAGGCCACCCACTTGGCCCCTGCAGTCGTGAGATAGACAGTGGGGGAGGAGGTGTGAAGAGCATTAAGGATGTGGGAGAAAAGGGGGGTTTGTCTAAAGAGAGGGAAAAATCGGGCAGCAAAGAGAGACACCAGGACagcaaagaaaagcagcagcttcacaACCAACACCATTCTCATCAGATGAATGCTGCCACCACTCCATCTGGTATCCACCAAGCTTACTCCCATCCACACCATGCCCTTCTTCCGCATATTTCCTTCCAGGGTCGAGAACAAGACCACAGAAACTCTTTAGAGCGACACAAAGAGTATAAAGACAGTGACTTGGGTAGTCAGGGAGCAAAACCTATGAGTGCCTGTAAACTGTCCAGTGGGACAGGGTCAGAGGGTGCCTGTGAAGCAAAAGGTGGAACACTAAGCAGCTGCAGTGGTGGGGCAAGCAGACTTTCATCTGGAATAAGCAGGCAGGGCTCAAAAGATGCACCCATAACTGGGGAAATGAGAATCAGTGACTCTTCAACTTCTTCATCTGAATGTATGCGTCGGGGAACTGTTACAGCAGCGGCATTCCTGACACCCCCGACCCCTCACGCTGTTGCTTCCTACTCCATGCCTCCACCCCCCgcaccaccaccacctcacACCTTGCACATAGGCTCCACAGTATCTGGAGGGTGGCTACACCCTTCAAATCACCACCCGCATCCTGAGTTTTACTGTCCTCCTCCCCCACCTCTAACACTTACACCTTCAAAAGAGCCCACATCCAGCCCTGGAGGATCCAGCAGGGAAACAAAGGTCAATGGCTCAACTTATGTGCCCTCAATTGGATCACAAGGGGACGTGTCCACCCCTGACTGCCGTGGAGCAGGCGGAGGGGCGAGAAAAGACGAAAAAACCGTAGAGGGATCCCATGAAAGTCCCTCTCACCATCCCAGCCGCCTTAGTAGCTGCCAGAAGAAGGACAAATCCCAGCCCCACCTACAGCAGATGGGATATGGCAAAGCTGACAAACCTCCTGATTGGAACCAGCAGACACATCACTTCAACAAACCTGGTTCCAACGACACTTCTCAACCTGAACTTCGGTCCTGCAGCATAGACTCAAATCTCTCTTTTAAAGATGCTGATGTTGCAAATGAGATTTGCCATCATCTCTCACAAGCCAAGACCGGTTCTGATACTGGAGCTTCCTCACTAAGAGACTGTTCTCTCTCAAGTCCAGAGGCAAAAGTGGGATCTGGACTTGGAACTCAGAGGGAAGGACAAAAGGTTGCAAGGATACGACATCAGCAGCACAACAGCCAGACTGCAGCCGCAGAGGAGCGGTTAAGGGACGGAAGTCAGGCAGCATCGTCATGGGGAGCTCTGGGGAGCCAACAAGAGGAGCACAGAAAAGGTAGCCATCTTGGATCCGTTAGTAATCAGCCTCCTCCGCTGTCCCATTCCTCGCCACACACAGCTGATGGTGAGGGAGGTGCCATGAAGAACCTTATGAACTACAGCTCTCAGCAACCTTTGTTACTGCCACAGCGGAGCCCCTTCGGAGGTCTGGGCTGCCTTAACAAGAGTGGGGAGAGATCAGAGAGGACCGACAGAGGAGGAGCTAAAAGCAACACTTCCCTGCAAGACCCCTCCAAACAATCTCTCCCTTCTCGCCGTGGCTCCACTAACGAGGGAGAAAAGACTGACAGGGGTGCAAAAGAGGCCGGAGAAGCTGGAGAGGGGGAGGTCCGACAGCCTCCGGTGGGTATTGCTGTCGCTGTAGCCAGGCCCCCCCATCGTTCTCCAGACAGCACTCCTGGAAACGGCAGACAGGGCCGGGTGCTGCCCAGCCTGAAAG GGGTATCGCGCACTGTGTATCCTCTTGGTCGGGAgttggaggagaggaagaggatgtcAGAGGACCAGATTGGTCTTCATCACCAAGACAGAGATAGAGAACTGGTCATCAG GGAAAACAAGGACTGCATGGAGTTCGCTCGGATCCACCCATCCAGTAGCTGCCACGGTGACCTGACCTCTCATCTCCTTGTCCCCGGTGGAGCAAGTCAATTAGGAGACCCTGTTGCACATGCTCACCCAGCTCACCGCCACTGGATGCAGAGGACAGGAAGTCCCTCCCTCTGGATGGGCCCTTCATATG gtcTGAGCCATGTGGGGATGAGCCCCAGCTTCCCACCAGGTCTTGCCAACCCTCTACAGCCAGTCTTGGGGTCCCTCAGCCAAGATCCTAACTCCCCTCTTGTGGTTCTTCCTACAGAACCAGGGCCTCATCATCCTCTCG ATGTTCTGGAGCAGTCAGGTCTCTGGCCTTCGATGTACGGAGCCAGAGGAGCTCCCCCTCACCTGCAGCCCCACCCAGTCTACTCGCGCACCTCGTTCCTACAGCAGCAGGAGCTGTACGCCCTGCAGCATCAGCACCACCAGCAACAGCAGCGAGCTATGGAACACATGCAGCGACTCCCCTTAGGACAA agaaaacatgatACAATCACAATAGACGACTCGCCGAATGGATCTCCGACTTCCAGAactccatcttcttcttcatcctctgcCTTCACCCATGCAGCAAAACCCTTCTCTCACACCCCTCCTCTACCTAAGACCTCCACACCGTCTCCGGGGCTGTGTCCAAGCAGCCGACAGTCACCCTGCTACCACTCGCCATCATCGCGTTTGACACACCCGCCAAATCCCTTGACTCCGACCCCAAGCCCAGCGGCGGCAGCGCCACGATCTCCGGCCCTCAGCCCTGCCCCTTCACACCTTTCCAAAGCACTGGAGAGAGTCAGCGACAGAGGAGAAGGGCAACCACCTCAGGACTATCCCCAGTCCTTAGAGCCAG ACTTGCCACCTGTATATAGCTTCTCTCCAGTTTCCATGGGTTACAAGGCCAGGCCTTCGCCTCCTGAAGCCCGAGCGGCAGAGCAACCTTTGTTGGAAGAACAGCCAACAGGGTCTGAAACCAAGTCTTTCTCTAAACAATGCACCATCCAGCCTCTCACCGAAGAACGAGCAAGGGAAGAAGAGAATACAGATTGCAAGGCGGTGGAGTCTGAGAATGAATCAAAAGGATGCTCTATCTCTGAACTCCAGACCGCTCTTTCTGGATCACCGTCATGCCCTTTCCAAGCTCCAGTTTCCGAATCATTCTGCCTAGCAGGCAAAACCCTGAAAGTGGATGTTCCTTTGGGTGGCCTTGCGGAGCCTCAAATGTccaaagagcagagagatgATTGGGAGTTCATCAAAGAGGATGACATGGGGGAGAATGAGAGAACAGAGCCTGGACCAGCTGAATGTACTGTCTCTGTGCCTGTAGAGCCTGCGAACGGGGAGCCGGAGCAGGATCAGTACAACGATGAAGAGAATGTAGAGGTGGTTGAGGataaggaagaggaagaagatgggaGTGGGAAAAGTCCAGATGAGGAATTGGTAGAATATTCTGTTGTTTCCCCCTCTGCTGACCCGCTCCCCTCTTCCACTATGACAACAGCAGCCCAGTTGGAAGGGGCTTACATGTGGAGCTTGGAGCTCTTGATTGCGGCGGCTCTGTGTGCCACCAGAGATGCCTTGTACCCGCCGGAACCAGTTGCTCAGACCCCGTCTCCTTCTTCTCACCATGGTATGGAAATACTGGGGGAACTAGCTGAGCTGGAGATCAAGCGAAGGAGCAGGGAGTtcaaagagaaggaggaagaag GTGAGGGGacgctgacctttgaccttcacaGTCTGGCGACGCTGGCGGCGGCCCGGGCTCTGGAGATGGGCGGCGGCACCGTGGACGCGGAGTCCGACCGGCAGTGTCCAATCAGGAAGAGGCTAAACCTGCGCAGGAAGTGCAGCTGGACGCCTCGGCACGAGCCG gTGTGCCCAGTGAAGGGCTCCATGGAGACGATGGGAGGGGAGGAGCTGGCCATGCGTGTCCAGCTGGCTGAGCTACAGCGCCGctacaaagagaaacagagagagctGGCCAAACTACAGAGGAAACACGACCACCA GAAAGACGAGACGTCTCGTAGCCCCGCTCGCCGGGGGCCCGGCCGCCCCCGCAAGCGCAGGTCCACCCCCGGCCCAGCTGCCGTGGAGAGCTCCAAAAGACTCAG gACTGGGCTAAATATCCTAGAGCAAAAGAACAGGAATGTCTTGTCCAACCACAGCTTCAACAGTCTGAATGCTGCACAG ATGAAAGCTCGTTGTAAGCACAGAGGTCGACCAAGTTCTCTGAGCTCCAGGCTGGCCAGGCGGGTGACCCAGATGAAGCAGAAAGCCGCCGCCCAGCAGGAGGCGCCAACAGCCGGAGGGGTGCACAGCAGCGAGGAAGACCCTTCCAAGAACCATAGCCGACAGGGGGGGAAAG ATCGACAAGACCGGATGCCAGGTGagaccatgaagaagaagagaggtCGAAAGCCCAAAGTGGTAATGGGCATCAACTCCAACCGGCCTCATCACAGGGACAGACGGGACACGCACGAtggaagagaagagaagagctGCAGCGAGAGTTCAGAGCGTG AGGAGGAGGTTGGCAGTGACGACAGCGAAGACGAAGCGGGTGACATCAAGATTACCTCATCCTCTAAAGAAGCTCTTGCAAACTCCGCTGGGACGTTTCCCTTTTCAGCTCAGTCCTCTAAGCTCCAAGCAAGCCTGAAAGCCAGGAGCAAAAGGCCTGGACCTCCTG GCCTGGGAACCTTCCCCTGCATGCAGCAGAGGAGTGCAGCCAGGCGACCAAACTTCAGCAACTTGGACAGGGGACATCCGGACCACATGGGGGCTATTAAAGCCTCCCTCCCCAGCTGGGGTGCGCCATCAATAGGCTGCAACTTTGGAGAGAGCCACAGCAACCACCGAGCTCTGACCGAGGCAAAGAGACTCATCAAAGACAACGAGAGGAAAACCTCTGCAGGACAGAGCTTAAGAGGGAAG GAAAAGGGTCATGGAGTGAGCAGACTCCTGCAGAGCTTCACGGCTGATGAAGGTTTCCGCTTGGATGAGGAGACTAGTTTCTCggagggggaaggagaggatgaggaggacgaCAGGCAGAAGGAGAAGTCCCTGTCCCATCTGCCCCCCAACATGCCTTCCAGAATACCAG CGCTGCCAAACTGTGTGCTGAGTAAAGAGATGCTGGTGGATGGCCTGAAGATCCTAATCTCCAAGGAGGACGAGCTGCTGTACGCCGCGTCGGTTCAAACTCTAGACCTGCCCGACAT ATTCAGTGTCGTCATTGAAGGGGAACGGGGAAATCGGCCAAGGATCTACTCGCTGGAGCAGCTACTACAAGAAGCC GTGTTAGATGTGCGACCCCAGACGGAGGTCATCCTGACGGAGGGAACCCGAGTGTGTGCCTATTGGAGCGAACGCTCTCGCTGCCTTTACCCCGGCTACGTCCACCGTG GAGGTCCGggtgaggaggagaaggagaaggaaggCAGCGTGATGGTGGAGTTTGATGATGGAGACCGAGGAAGGATTTCCCTTGTAAACATCCGACTTCTGCCTCCTGGATACCAGATCCACT GTGCGGAACCATCTCCAGCTCTGCTGATCTCTCCGGGGCATCGGGGTCGGCGAAGCTCTACAACAGAGAAGAAAGATACTCCGACAGAGAAACTAGCCAATGAGGAGGCAGGAGGGAAGCCCCAGGAAAAAAGGCCAG ttggCAGGCCGAAGAAAACGTACTCAGTGCCAAAGACAGCCAACTCATCAACCTCAGCAACCGATTCTGTGATGAAGGGAAATGTTCCGTTGTTGAACTGGTCCATGCCCAGAAAGAGACCACCAGTGGACTTCTTCCTCTTCAATGGGATGTCGCGTAAAACCCAGAAGAAGATTAGGGAGAGAGACTTGGGCTTGTTTCACCGGCCAGCCCTGCATTCTCTAGCACCACCAACCCctattaaaagcatttttggCACTGCATTCGAGGTTGACTCATTCAGTAGCATCGCTAATGGCTACTCAACCTTTGGGAACGGTGGAGCCTCCGTAGCCGGGAGACCAGTCACCGCCATGGGTTCCATGGGGCTCCGGGACTCGCCTTGTTCCTCATCCGTTACCATGGCTGCGGCAGCTGTGAGCCGCAAGCCTCTGAGTGAACGTGACAGAAAACACTTCTTAGTCAAGCTAGACCACGAAGGAGTGACTTCCCCCAAAACCAAAAATGGCAAAGCCTTGCTTCGGTTTGGAGGAGCAGGAGGGAGAGGAGTGAAAGGCCTGGCATCTACTGTACCACAACGGTACATCCAACCTTCTCTTCTGGCAAAACATGACAAGAAGATGGGAGAGAAAAGGGAAAGCAGTGCCAGGCCTCGACCTGAGACCCTTCGAAAGGGCAGTCCGTCTCTCGGGAAAGATGTTCTCTCTGCAGGACTTGGAGTGAAAGGTGGAGACTACAATTTGGACTACCCTAGCGACTGCCCCAGCTCTTACTCTGAACTGGATGAGGAAGACGAGGACGATGGTCAAGAAGCAAGACGAAGACGAGCAGCCGTCTCATCCCATCGGGGCGGTCGTTTTCTATCCCGTCCGTCCATCTACTTctcctcatcatcctcctcctcttcctcgtctggctccatttcctcctcctctctctgttccTCGGACAACGACTCCTCCTACTCGTCCGACGAAGAGTCGTCGTCTGTGCTGCTGCGGCGGGCGCTTCTCCAGCAGGACAAACAGAAGAACAGGCAAAACGTCAACTCCGGCCTCCGGAGCCCCGACCCCATCACCTCCAACCCCACTTCAACTTCACCTAATGGCTACGTTACCAAGGCTGGCGTAGCCATGGGAGGATTGAAGGCAAGAGCCGACAGAGCGGAAGACAGGAAAGAGTACAAAGAAAGCATGATGGTCAGCAGCAGAATGACTAAGGTtcagctgaagaggaaagaaagttCTTCTAACGACCACCATCAGGCCCAAAGCAGCCCTGTCAGCCAGCAGCTGAAACCAGCCAACAAGGACTCAGCAGCCACCAAGAAGCAGAGGATGTCTTCGCCTGAACCTCTTCCAAAAATGGCCGCCCTGCTGCCTGGACGCCAGCTCTGGAAATGGTCTGGCAATCCCACACAG AGAAGAGGTCTAAAGGGTAAAGCCCGTAAGCTTTTCTACAAGGCCATCATGCGGGGCAAGGAGATGGTGCGTGTCGGCGACTGCGCCGTGTTCCTGTCACCTGGCCGGCCCCAGCTGCCCTACGTGGGAAGAGTGGAGAGCCTCTGGGAGTCGTGGAGCTCCAGCATGGTGGTCAGGGTCAAGTGGTTCTACCACCCAGAGGAAACTCGCCTGGGGAAGCGACACCGTGATGGCAAG AACGCGTTGTACCAGTCGAGCCATGAGGATGAGAACGATGTGCAGACCATCTCCCATCGCTGCCAGGTGGTCAACAAGGCAGAGTACGACCACCTGATGCGTGAACGTAAGGTGGCCGGCCCCTCCAACGACCTGTTCTACCTGGCCGGTACCTATGAGCCCACCACGGGCCAGCTGGTCAGCGCGGACGGCATGGTCATCTTGTCCTAG